One region of Desulfovibrio sp. JC010 genomic DNA includes:
- a CDS encoding transcription antitermination factor NusB, giving the protein MAKQKKNNSLSLPGPRGVAFECVTRALDGGADAQAVLDNALTAANLDGRDRGFVTEILYGYLRMRMRLQNVLSCFLSRPDGLPVPVLRVLGMAAYEILHMDVPAYASVDWGVDSAKRLSKGKLGGLANAVLRKVARLAEDGADEDFFRRNTDSDIEFLSAFYSCPEWIVELWLDSYGRDRAEQYLEAQICPPAAGFVLNTADKKAKAAAMQLLEEEDYIASDGQAFAFYSGYWPEAFKGLKESVTRQSYAAREALSVLDPQEWPTPVWDGCSGRGGKSKFLHSLKISPIIASDPHKRRLAALKREVPSVASFRASAINPPLAKESIGTGLLDVPCSGLGVLSRRPDTKFKRTPEDMDSLVRLQAKILDNAWQTIRKGGRLAYITCTLNPDENERQVAAFLKRHKDATPLKEWTTPPDSELREFFYSALIEKK; this is encoded by the coding sequence ATGGCAAAACAAAAAAAGAACAATTCCCTTTCCCTGCCCGGACCGAGGGGCGTGGCCTTTGAATGCGTAACCCGCGCTCTTGACGGTGGTGCGGATGCACAGGCCGTGCTTGATAATGCGCTCACAGCTGCAAATCTGGACGGACGCGACCGGGGCTTCGTCACAGAGATTCTCTACGGCTATCTGCGCATGCGCATGCGTTTGCAGAATGTGCTGAGTTGTTTTCTCTCCCGCCCGGACGGACTGCCTGTTCCCGTGCTGCGGGTGCTGGGCATGGCCGCCTATGAAATCCTGCATATGGATGTTCCGGCATACGCTTCCGTAGACTGGGGCGTGGATTCCGCAAAACGTCTTTCCAAAGGTAAACTGGGCGGGCTGGCAAATGCCGTGCTGCGCAAGGTGGCAAGGCTGGCTGAAGACGGCGCAGACGAAGATTTTTTCCGCCGCAACACTGATTCCGACATCGAATTTCTTTCCGCATTTTATTCCTGCCCGGAATGGATTGTGGAACTCTGGCTGGACAGCTATGGCCGTGACAGGGCCGAGCAATACCTTGAAGCCCAGATCTGCCCGCCTGCTGCCGGATTCGTGCTCAATACCGCAGATAAAAAAGCCAAGGCCGCAGCCATGCAGCTGCTGGAAGAGGAAGACTACATTGCCTCGGACGGGCAGGCTTTTGCATTTTATTCCGGTTACTGGCCCGAAGCTTTCAAAGGACTGAAAGAATCGGTAACCCGCCAGAGCTATGCTGCCCGTGAAGCCCTTTCCGTGCTCGATCCACAGGAATGGCCCACCCCGGTCTGGGACGGTTGTTCCGGTCGCGGCGGCAAGTCAAAATTTCTGCATTCGCTGAAAATTTCACCCATCATTGCCAGTGATCCCCATAAACGCAGATTGGCTGCGCTGAAGCGGGAAGTCCCGTCTGTGGCATCTTTCCGGGCTTCGGCCATCAATCCGCCGCTGGCAAAAGAATCTATCGGCACCGGCCTGCTGGACGTACCCTGTTCCGGTCTGGGCGTGCTTTCCCGCAGGCCGGACACCAAATTCAAGCGCACTCCCGAAGACATGGATTCGCTGGTCCGCTTGCAGGCCAAAATTCTGGACAACGCATGGCAGACCATCCGCAAAGGCGGACGGCTGGCCTACATCACCTGCACGCTCAACCCGGACGAGAATGAGCGTCAGGTAGCTGCTTTCCTTAAACGGCACAAGGATGCAACTCCGCTAAAAGAGTGGACCACCCCGCCTGATTCGGAACTGCGCGAATTTTTCTATTCCGCTTTGATTGAAAAGAAGTAA
- a CDS encoding lipopolysaccharide assembly protein LapB gives MAAADQNTGRQTIKGLFSSQNVQKIGTGTTVRRTISKMYWMVEELNPENVEVQPLNTSYVPAGPKTVVPMEEFLSKYSPEPEFYVSTVYPKIQELSTTIERGEKARQAGATYSAEFEFQNALGVDEDNVKANFGLGLTYMERGEANKANDIFNRLVKLDAAFQTEHKHLFNEFGINLRKTGMQDQAIDYYDRALEMTASDENLHYNIARAYFEKGVLDKCAAHLKKAIELNSEHQEAAKFLEFLKKHHPDQA, from the coding sequence ATGGCTGCGGCAGATCAAAATACAGGAAGACAAACAATCAAGGGCCTTTTCTCCAGCCAGAATGTACAGAAGATCGGTACCGGAACAACAGTGCGCCGGACCATCAGCAAGATGTACTGGATGGTTGAAGAGCTGAATCCGGAGAATGTCGAAGTTCAGCCCCTGAACACAAGTTACGTTCCTGCCGGACCTAAAACAGTTGTTCCTATGGAAGAATTCCTTTCAAAATATTCTCCTGAGCCTGAATTCTATGTTTCCACTGTTTATCCCAAGATACAGGAGCTGAGTACCACCATTGAGCGTGGTGAAAAAGCAAGGCAGGCCGGAGCTACCTACAGTGCGGAATTCGAATTTCAGAACGCGCTGGGCGTGGATGAAGACAACGTAAAAGCCAACTTCGGTCTTGGACTTACCTATATGGAACGCGGCGAAGCCAACAAAGCCAACGATATTTTCAACAGGCTGGTCAAGCTTGATGCGGCCTTCCAGACCGAACACAAGCACCTGTTCAATGAATTCGGCATCAACCTGCGTAAGACAGGCATGCAGGATCAGGCTATCGATTACTATGACCGGGCATTGGAAATGACTGCAAGCGATGAAAACCTGCATTACAACATCGCCCGGGCTTACTTTGAAAAAGGTGTGCTTGATAAATGTGCCGCCCATCTCAAAAAAGCTATTGAATTAAATTCCGAACATCAGGAAGCTGCCAAGTTTCTGGAATTTCTTAAAAAGCATCATCCTGATCAGGCGTAG
- a CDS encoding DUF116 domain-containing protein has translation MSVEKDNKKRLFIGLITGTCLLLCAFLGLLWYVPYAGLDSFGAWATWSWGLFIFALIVLVGWAYAGLLINVILGKTHPFFQKARGLSIKLFLPLMTILGRVFGLSKRKIRGSFIKVNNELVLSEVGRFDPEKIMILTPHCLQASRCDMRLTYDIDNCKRCGLCTIKGLLELRDKYGVHFHVATGGTIARRLVVQNRPRMIIAIACERDLASGIQDTYPLPVYGVLNERPHGPCLDTQVSLIDVENALRRFLKEDKLPADADKNVGLTPLTGL, from the coding sequence ATGAGTGTAGAAAAAGATAATAAAAAGCGTCTTTTCATCGGCCTGATTACCGGGACCTGTTTGCTGCTCTGCGCATTTCTGGGCCTGCTTTGGTATGTTCCATATGCGGGGCTGGATTCTTTCGGTGCGTGGGCGACTTGGAGCTGGGGGCTGTTCATTTTCGCACTCATTGTGCTGGTGGGCTGGGCGTATGCAGGTCTGCTGATCAACGTGATACTGGGCAAAACGCATCCCTTTTTTCAAAAAGCGCGCGGCTTGAGCATTAAACTCTTCCTGCCGCTCATGACCATTCTGGGGCGTGTGTTCGGGCTTTCCAAGCGCAAGATTCGCGGTTCTTTTATCAAAGTGAATAACGAGCTGGTACTTTCCGAAGTGGGACGTTTTGATCCTGAAAAAATCATGATCCTGACCCCGCACTGTTTACAGGCCAGCCGTTGCGATATGCGTCTGACTTACGACATTGATAACTGCAAACGCTGCGGCCTGTGTACCATCAAAGGTCTGCTGGAACTGCGCGATAAATACGGCGTACATTTCCATGTTGCCACCGGGGGGACTATCGCCCGCCGTCTGGTAGTACAGAACCGCCCGCGCATGATCATTGCTATCGCCTGTGAGCGCGACCTTGCTTCCGGTATTCAGGATACCTATCCGCTTCCGGTTTACGGCGTACTCAATGAGCGTCCGCACGGTCCCTGCCTTGATACTCAGGTTTCACTTATTGATGTGGAAAACGCACTTCGCCGTTTCCTCAAGGAAGACAAGCTTCCCGCTGATGCCGATAAGAATGTCGGCCTGACCCCGCTGACCGGGCTTTAG